Proteins from a genomic interval of Lolium perenne isolate Kyuss_39 chromosome 1, Kyuss_2.0, whole genome shotgun sequence:
- the LOC127327946 gene encoding putative RING-H2 finger protein ATL12 translates to MAKIILLLLVAALTFLATQAQAQPASSGGPEPTGVGIKVSFRPSVAIVVGIFTMIFSLTFLLLMYAKFCHNSSSPPLLPTTTNNSPGRMATAVDAEANSGVGKGVIESLPFFRFAALRGARQGLECAVCLARFDDADLLRLLPRCRHAFHLDCVDRWLATSASCPLCRARVHADDADLGLKYAAASARFVFGAAADDHPTPVVASGSMSGRDLTAGIFVERVPSSRFGVGVAGENSNDLDRHRHRIVVSDVVFKSRWSDLSSADLLALDTEMLRSFSSGHLDLDVGQDIVFVGHHATTTTLEDSSGTVEKKRLLEKGDLQQASSSASIRGCGSSGARSMSEIVRLPRVARPMARTEEERRWAPIARRTARWFAVRQEGGGRR, encoded by the coding sequence ATGGCGAAGATCATCCTGCTGCTGCTGGTGGCGGCGTTAACGTTCTTGGCAACGCAAGCTCAGGCGCAGCCGGCGTCGTCCGGCGGTCCGGAGCCGACGGGGGTGGGCATCAAGGTGTCTTTCCGTCCCAGCGTGGCCATAGTGGTGGGCATCTTCACCATGATCTTCTCCCtcaccttcctcctcctcatgtACGCCAAGTTCTGCCACAACTCCTCCTCGCCGCCCTTGCTGCCCACCACCACCAACAACAGCCCCGGCCGTATGGCCACCGCGGTCGACGCCGAAGCCAACAGCGGTGTGGGCAAGGGGGTGATCGAGTCGCTGCCCTTCTTCCGGTTCGCTGCGCTGCGTGGCGCGCGGCAGGGGCTGGAGTGCGCGGTGTGCCTGGCCCGGTTCGACGACGCCGACCTGCTCCGGCTCCTCCCGCGCTGCCGCCACGCCTTCCACCTCGACTGCGTCGACCGCTGGCTAGCCACCAGCGCCAGCTGCCCGCTCTGCCGCGCCCGCGTCCATGCCGACGACGCCGACCTCGGCCTCAAGTACGCCGCCGCCAGCGCGCGTTTCGTCTTCGGCGCCGCCGCGGACGACCACCCTACCCCGGTGGTAGCGTCAGGGTCGATGTCAGGTCGTGACCTCACGGCGGGCATATTCGTGGAGCGCGTCCCGTCGTCTCGATTCGGCGTCGGCGTCGCCGGCGAGAATAGCAATGATCTGGACAGGCACCGGCACCGCATCGTGGTGTCCGACGTGGTCTTCAAGAGCCGGTGGAGCGACCTCAGCTCCGCCGACCTCCTCGCGCTCGACACCGAGATGCTGCGCTCCTTCTCCAGCGGCCACTTGGACTTGGACGTCGGCCAAGACATTGTTTTCGTCGGACATCACGCTACTACTACCACTCTAGAAGACAGCAGCGGAACGGTGGAGAAGAAGCGGCTGCTTGAGAAGGGAGATCTGCAGCAGGCTTCGTCGTCGGCATCGATAAGAGGTTGTGGGTCGTCCGGGGCACGGTCCATGTCGGAGATCGTGAGGCTGCCGAGGGTGGCGAGACCGATGGCCAGGACAGAGGAGGAGAGACGGTGGGCGCCCATCGCCCGCCGGACGGCGCGGTGGTTCGCCGTTCGCCAGGAGGGAGGGGGACGCCGTTGA